The Flavobacterium commune genome contains the following window.
GATTTTCCGGGAAGACCTGACTCTCCAAAGAAAGACGATAATTCACAAATGGCTTTACTGTTAGCGCACAAAGCAACCAATATTAAACTATACGGAAAAGGGAAAATTGACGGTCAAGGATTGCAATTGGCTTTAAATATAGACAGTTTGCATCATGCAGGAATTGTTGTAGATCCTAATTACAGCAGTCGCAGAAATAGACCTAATGAAACGATGCGGCCTAAGTTGTTTCGGTTTTCTCAGTGTGATAATGTAGCCATTGAGGGGTTACAAGTGGGAGCTGCTTCTTGTTGGGGATTGTCTTTCGAGTTGTGTTCTAATCTTAGTTTGGATGGGTTGAAAGTTGTTAATCGGTCGTATTGGAATAATGATGGAATCGATATTACCGATTGTAAAAATGTGAAGGTTACTAATTGTGATTTAGACACTGCCGATGATGGAATTTGTTTAAAATCCTATTATCCGGGATATGCTAATGATGGAATATATATTGCCAATTGTACGATAAAATCCAGTGCCAGTGCAATAAAATTTGGAACGGCATCTTATGGCGGATTTAAAAATGTGGTAATAAAAGATATTGAAGTCTATGATACTTTTCGTTCGGCTATCGCTATCGAATCGGTTGATGGAGCTGCCATAGAAAATATTGCAGTTTCTAATATCAATGCTGTAAATACAGGTAATGCAATTTTTATTCGAATAGGACAACGAAGTGGGGATAAAGCAGGAAGTATTAAAAATGTGAGTATCAAAAATATAAAAGTGCAAGTGCCTTTTGGAAGACCGGACATTAATTACGATTTAAGAGGTCCTGAAGTAGATTTTTTCCATAATCCGTTTCCATCCTCAATTGTTGGAATTCCTGGATACCAAATAGAGAATGTAAGTCTTGAAAACATTACTATTTCGTATCCCGGCAGAGCCACTA
Protein-coding sequences here:
- a CDS encoding glycoside hydrolase family 28 protein; translation: MNMMLKIIPKLFFTVLLVSVLLLGLKAQAQEKVKTQKEFLITNYGAKADGKTLNTIAIQKAIDAAFKNKGGSVVFPKGEFLSGSIQMKSNVSLRLEEGAVLLGSTNPKDYYKMDFPGRPDSPKKDDNSQMALLLAHKATNIKLYGKGKIDGQGLQLALNIDSLHHAGIVVDPNYSSRRNRPNETMRPKLFRFSQCDNVAIEGLQVGAASCWGLSFELCSNLSLDGLKVVNRSYWNNDGIDITDCKNVKVTNCDLDTADDGICLKSYYPGYANDGIYIANCTIKSSASAIKFGTASYGGFKNVVIKDIEVYDTFRSAIAIESVDGAAIENIAVSNINAVNTGNAIFIRIGQRSGDKAGSIKNVSIKNIKVQVPFGRPDINYDLRGPEVDFFHNPFPSSIVGIPGYQIENVSLENITISYPGRATKGMAYVALNRLDQVPEVIKEYPEFSMFGELPAWAFYVRHVKGISFKNIKVTLDNTDFRPAFVFDDVQNLNMEQIDLPEDKKEQLVLKNVSESKIDLKETNIKTIP